The genomic region CTTTATCCGAATCTCTGACAAAATGTCCACCCTTTTCTCCTCCTTGATCAGCTCCACCTCGTGCCGCTGGTTAAAATTTCGAGATTCGGTGCGGGTTTCCCAGAAATCTGTGGAGAAACTCCCATTGTGAGCGATTGTCTCGGCTTAACGGCTTAAAGTTGAATTACCGGCATAGGTTTTATTGCACATTTCCAAATCTGCCAAAAAAGCCGATGGTAACATCACCAAGCCATCCTCTTCTTCCTGTGTGATCATTCATATTACATGATGGATTTAGTTTGTTGGACGGTAATTATTCCCATTTCATCAATTCAAGAGACGAATGAATTTTACCGCATCCTTCTCCTTGGATTTTTTTGCATCTTTCTTGTCATTGCcctttccttttttatttttgtcatcctcttcattttcttccatttctttcactacctaaaaaaaaaatttaaaacaacaaacatCATGCCTGTAAATCAACTTTTCTAAATGTGTCTTACCAGCTGATAATCCTTTTCAGCAAAAAGTATGGCTGATCCTCCCTCATCCTCATCTGGAAAGTCTGGGAATACTCCAGTTAggttactgaaaaaaaaagaaataccttGAATAAGTTGCTCAACAATTTAAACACAAATCAAAACAAGAGCTTTGTGTCCAACTGACCGACATTCAATAAACCACTGCCTGATTTGTTCCTTCAGGTTATTGCCTATGTCTTGACCCTCCACCTCAATCAATTGGCTTGTGATTTCCATCACAGCCTTTTGGTAATCATCCTGATGTTCCTTCTGCCTCTGTCGGATGGCCATTTCGTTGGCTCGGGCAGTGATTATGGCCTCACATGGTGCCTGGTATTTTGGATGTGGGATCTGACAGAAAAGTTTGCAATATAAAATAACAGACAGCAGTTTTGTGAATAAAGTAGAATTTGCACAACTTCAATTACCATTCCCAGAAAAGTCATATCTTCAATGCGAGCAGCCTTTGTTTTCTTCCTCTCTACATAGCCCCTCCAAACCTTCAAATTAAAATCAACAAAATTGGTGAAactaaagaaaaacatttggggGATTATTGACAACAAAGAACCTTCTGGATGCGGATTGCAGCTCGGTCCATGTCAGCGGGCTCGGGCGCCTCAGCCATGGGTATCTTGCTCAATCTGCGACTGGCTTCATTCAAGGCGGCCCTCAGGCGACCTTGGCGTGCCCTCTCTGCCACTTGAATAATTCGGATGGCCTCATCTTGACTCATGCCCTTTATTGCACGCTAATATGCCCGTGGAAAAATACACAATACGAGCTTTCATTAGATACACTTGTGCAGTCTAATGTATTTTTGAATGATGTTCgataccagtttttttttttcaagtacaaTTCACTCTTTATGTACTTACGATACCAAGTACCGAGACTTAAAGTACTTTTGataaatacaatttaatttAACACAATGCTAAATCTTAAGTATCAGCGGCTTATATTATCAGTCTCCATGATCCCCAAAAATAAACCCGGTATCAGCCCACCATCAGTAAGACGTCTCACTGACTTTTTGCATTCCAGTTGTCTCCACTGCTTGAAGGATATTTGTAAGCATTGTTGCGTTCTCTTCAGTTGCTTGGCTGCGTTCACTCAAAAAATAGTGCGGGATGGGAATCTCAAGATCAGCCTGGTGAGAGAAGTGTTGGCAGGAGTCAAATCAACTTGATTTTATTAAATCTAGTTGTCAGGACTCCAACTTACAGGTGTGAGCTTTAGGTCGTGTAGGACATCATCCATGTAATGATACTCGCATAACTCTTTTTCCACCATTTCATTCCTCAACTCTAAGACTCGACCCATTACACTTTCGAGGGTATACAGAATAAGTCGCCTCTTCTGAGGCTGCACCACCTGATCGTAGACCTTCTCTAGTTGTCTGAAAATCTGCAGATAGCGCACGTACAGCATGGCCACTCTCTGGAAGAATAATACTCTGTCCTTTTCTGGCGGAATAGGCTGAGGGGGAACTTCATCGACTAAAAGACGACTCAACTCCACTTGGGCCTCTGCCCACAGCTCGTTGTATGTCCTGGGAAGGTAATTAAGTCATTAgtgggggataaaaaaaaagacatgaacACTTAGGCCGTCTATGctactgtattttaatgttgATCATGATATTGGTACATAGAACAACAATTTTAGGTGGAACTTGGAGTAAAAATTTTAATAATACGTTAGCTTAACTACTGTGACCGCTGGGAACTTTTACCTTTGTGACATTTCTTTTTTGGAACAGAGGTGGGATAACTCTTAGTCAAGTCTCCTG from Syngnathus scovelli strain Florida chromosome 10, RoL_Ssco_1.2, whole genome shotgun sequence harbors:
- the zgc:153738 gene encoding dynein regulatory complex protein 11 isoform X2, giving the protein MSQRTYNELWAEAQVELSRLLVDEVPPQPIPPEKDRVLFFQRVAMLYVRYLQIFRQLEKVYDQVVQPQKRRLILYTLESVMGRVLELRNEMVEKELCEYHYMDDVLHDLKLTPADLEIPIPHYFLSERSQATEENATMLTNILQAVETTGMQKRAIKGMSQDEAIRIIQVAERARQGRLRAALNEASRRLSKIPMAEAPEPADMDRAAIRIQKVWRGYVERKKTKAARIEDMTFLGMIPHPKYQAPCEAIITARANEMAIRQRQKEHQDDYQKAVMEITSQLIEVEGQDIGNNLKEQIRQWFIECRNLTGVFPDFPDEDEGGSAILFAEKDYQLVVKEMEENEEDDKNKKGKGNDKKDAKKSKEKDAEEEDGLVMLPSAFLADLEMCNKTYADFWETRTESRNFNQRHEVELIKEEKRVDILSEIRIKVDEDMRQELADWRLAVEKTPAKVYKKKKAGKRDKKKKKKGEKDLTPDRTLASLCQEMVEEGLLRQVKPVQMQDYIGDFNYLGTTLRRNDIEPMPSMADVRQIVSLYGILPLGSQVVHQKAPFIKAILLAGPPGVGKKMLVHAVCQETGATLFDLSPLNIAGKYPGKSGLTMMLHLVFKVARLMQPAVILIDGAEKMFYKKVPKEEKANRNA
- the zgc:153738 gene encoding dynein regulatory complex protein 11 isoform X1, with protein sequence MSQRTYNELWAEAQVELSRLLVDEVPPQPIPPEKDRVLFFQRVAMLYVRYLQIFRQLEKVYDQVVQPQKRRLILYTLESVMGRVLELRNEMVEKELCEYHYMDDVLHDLKLTPADLEIPIPHYFLSERSQATEENATMLTNILQAVETTGMQKRAIKGMSQDEAIRIIQVAERARQGRLRAALNEASRRLSKIPMAEAPEPADMDRAAIRIQKVWRGYVERKKTKAARIEDMTFLGMIPHPKYQAPCEAIITARANEMAIRQRQKEHQDDYQKAVMEITSQLIEVEGQDIGNNLKEQIRQWFIECRNLTGVFPDFPDEDEGGSAILFAEKDYQLVVKEMEENEEDDKNKKGKGNDKKDAKKSKEKDAEEEDGLVMLPSAFLADLEMCNKTYADFWETRTESRNFNQRHEVELIKEEKRVDILSEIRIKVDEDMRQELADWRLAVEKTPAKVYKKKKAGKRDKKKKKKGEKDLTPDRTLASLCQEMVEEGLLRQVKPVQMQDYIGDFNYLGTTLRRNDIEPMPSMADVRQIVSLYGILPLGSQVVHQKAPFIKAILLAGPPGVGKKMLVHAVCQETGATLFDLSPLNIAGKYPGKSGLTMMLHLVFKVARLMQPAVILIDGAEKMFYKKVPKEEKALEPKRLKKDLPKALKLIKEEDRVLVIGTSKDPISADIKSMCKMYTKVILIPRPDYGSRFILWKQLIEKHGGKITSALDLSSLSKISDGYTPGFMIQAIQQVITKRRLLLQDKRPLTAIEFVAPLAKFTPVFQDQEEALKKWYAKTPLGKKRAKAAAEREEALQALNKTKAAPKKGKGKGKGKK